A DNA window from Carassius gibelio isolate Cgi1373 ecotype wild population from Czech Republic chromosome A8, carGib1.2-hapl.c, whole genome shotgun sequence contains the following coding sequences:
- the LOC128018938 gene encoding tyrosine-protein phosphatase non-receptor type 18 has protein sequence MEAHLLKFVERVRCLSDRDSSGDQLISTEFNLIRQKSASLKEDHSLSTAAGEIKENVKKNRYRDILPYDQTRVCLAPTTSEYESDYINANFIKGLNRRYIATQGPLSSTVVDFWRMIWQHNVKVIIMACREVEMGKKKCEVYWASITDASIFGPFTISTFEEARPNEEVIVRTLVVKYCDETREVSHFQYTAWPDHGIPDIPDGILGMMEQARQKQGNQTDPIVIHCSAGCGRTGVICAVDYVNDLLLTEQVQEDFNILDLVLELRRQRPSAVQTKEQYAFVFYTVAQMFQKFLEMKNKKTETSASLYINSVPPKTSLKTGSLGSISVPPRTRNPPLKPKFSHPQARMNDTYAVVNKPKLKPPPSSPHSISVHHYDNADLEKSNNSAVYSTVKPKNRPTSALPCPTSPGYDRSTTANQRGGLAPKKTDHEGYELLPGELRSMNRDSQPNSLLSRSPSTTESQSSTDDDYEYVSSIVKDTSSPFAPGGLGFNCRIKKPKGPRDPPAEWSRAER, from the exons ATGGAAGCGCACCTGTTGAAGTTCGTGGAGCGGGTCCGTTGTCTGTCCGACCGTGACAGCAGTGGAGACCAGCTCATCTCCACCGAGTTCAAC TTGATACGGCAGAAAAGTGCATCACTCAAAGAGGATCATAGCCTGTCCACTGCCGCGGGAGAAATCAaagaaaatgtgaagaaaaaccgCTATAGGGACATTCTGCCCT ATGATCAGACCAGAGTCTGTCTAGCTCCAACCACATCTGAATATGAGTCTGATTATATTAATGCCAACTTCATCAAG gGACTGAATAGAAGATATATCGCCACCCAAGGCCCTTTAAGCAGTACTGTGGTTGATTTCTGGCGCATGATTTGGCAACACAATGTTAAG GTCATAATCATGGCTTGTAGAGAGGTTGAGATGGGAAAG AAAAAATGTGAAGTCTACTGGGCGTCGATCACAGACGCATCGATTTTTGGTCCCTTTACCATCTCAACT tttgagGAGGCACGACCAAATGAGGAAGTCATTGTTCGGACGTTGGTGGTAAAATATTGTGAT GAAACTCGTGAAGTGTCTCACTTCCAGTATACTGCCTGGCCGGACCACGGGATTCCAGACATCCCGGATGGCATTCTGGGTATGATGGAGCAGGCTCGCCAAAAACAGGGCAACCAGACGGACCCTATAGTGATCCACTGCAG TGCCGGCTGCGGTAGAACGGGGGTCATCTGTGCTGTTGATTATGTCAATGATCTACTGCTGACCGAG CAAGTACAGGAGGATTTTAATATCTTGGACCTGGTGTTAGAGCTCAGAAGACAGAGACCTTCGGCTGTGCAGACCAAG GAGCAGTACGCGTTTGTCTTTTATACGGTTGCTCAGATGTTTCAAAAGTTCTTGGAGATGAAAAACAAGAAGACAGAG ACTTCAGCCTCTCTGTACATCAATTCGGTTCCACCGAAGACGTCGCTAAAAACAGGATCACTGGGCAGCATCAGCGTACCCCCTAGAACACG AAATCCACCTCTTAAGCCCAAGTTTTCCCATCCTCAGGCCAGGATGAACGACACTTATGCAGTCGTCAACAAACCCAAATTAAAGCCTCCTCCTTCTAGCCCTCATTCAATCAGTGTCCATCACTATGACAACGCTGATTTAGAGAAAAGCAATAACAGTGCAGTCTACAGTACCGTCAAACCTAAAAACAGGCCCACGTCAGCCCTGCCTTGTCCCACATCACCGGGTTATGACAGATcaacaacagccaatcagagaggaGGACTGGCACCCAAAAAGACAGATCATGAGGGTTATGAGCTATTGCCAG ggGAGTTGAGGTCCATGAATAGAGATTCGCAG CCAAACAGTCTGCTTTCACGATCTCCAAGTACAA CTGAGAGCCAATCTTCTACAGATGATGATTATGAATATGTGTCTAGCATCGTCAAGGACACCAGCAGCCCATTTGCCCCGGGTGGCCTGG GTTTCAACTGTCGCATAAAGAAACCAAAAGGCCCTCGAGATCCGCCGGCCGAATGGAGTCGTGCAGAAAGATGA